The following proteins are co-located in the Lagenorhynchus albirostris chromosome 4, mLagAlb1.1, whole genome shotgun sequence genome:
- the LOC132519292 gene encoding platelet factor 4-like yields the protein MSLAAGTRAPGPRPSPGLLLLLAVALAQESSLPTVPGPPAADSEGGAGDLRCVCVKTTSAVHPRSISSLEVIGAGLHCPSPQLIATLKDGRKICLDPQNPLYKKIIKKLLKS from the exons ATGAGCCTGGCAGCTGGCACCCGCGCCCCCGGCCCGCGGCCCAGCCCCGGGCTGCTGCTCCTACTAGCCGTCGCTCTCGCCCAAG AGTCGTCACTCCCCACTGTCCCCGGCCCACCCGCAGCAGACTCTGAAGGTGGAGCTGGAGACCTGCGCTGCGTGTGTGTGAAGACCACCTCTGCGGTCCATCCCCGGAGCATCTCCAGCCTGGAGGTGATCGGGGCTGGACTCCACTGCCCCAGCCCCCAACTGAT AGCTACGCTTAAGGATGGGAGGAAAATTTGTCTGGACCCGCAGAATCCTctgtataagaaaataatcaagaaaCTTTTGAAGAGTTAG
- the PPBP gene encoding platelet basic protein codes for MSLRGSTTSSCTRAIPLPVLQVLLPMSLLLTMLVPSTTGEPKSMDRRLYIELRCSCVKTTSGIHPSNIQGLEVIRAGPHCTKVEVIAMLKNGKKICLDPEAPRIKKIVQKILEDGGSAA; via the exons ATGAGCCTCAGGGGCAGCACCACCTCCTCCTGTACCAGGGCCATCCCACTTCCTGTCCTGCAGGTGTTGCTGCCGATGTCACTGCTCCTGACCATGCTGGTTCCCTCCACCACTGGAGAAC CTAAAAGTATGGATAGAAGGCTGTACATTGAACTTCGCTGCTCATGTGTGAAGACCACCTCTGGCATTCATCCCAGTAACATCCAAGGTTTGGAAGTGATCAGGGCAGGACCCCACTGCACCAAAGTCGAAGTAAT AGCAATGTTgaagaatgggaagaaaatctGTCTGGACCCAGAAGCTCCCAGAATCAAGAAAATAGTccagaaaatattggaagatgGTGGGTCAGCTGCTTAA